From one Syngnathoides biaculeatus isolate LvHL_M chromosome 12, ASM1980259v1, whole genome shotgun sequence genomic stretch:
- the prph2b gene encoding peripherin-2b, with protein sequence MPFMPVKFNLQKRVKLAQGLWILYWTSVLVGVLLFGLGVFFKVELRKRSELMDESESHLVPNLLIGAGLLACVLNAFGAKVCHDSLDPLKYSKWKPLLRRFLLLCCAFNVLLLLLALLCFLMQFAVYLTLSQGLKNSIRFYKDTDTPGRCFMKRTLDLTQIEFRCCGNVNFRDWFEVQWISNRYLDMSNDEIKDRVLSNVDGKFLMDSVPFSCCNPGSPRPCIQHHLTNNSAHYDYDHRTEELNIWTRGCREALFSYFSGLMTSVGVLVSATVLLECADMAGMKYLSTALETMADPENPECESEGWLLEKSVKETLVEVLTKIKTLGKSNHVEEGEEAPT encoded by the exons ATGCCCTTCATGCCGGTAAAGTTCAACCTGCAGAAGCGGGTCAAGCTGGCCCAGGGTCTGTGGATCCTCTACTGGACCTCGGTTCTGGTGGGCGTCCTCCTCTTCGGCTTGGGCGTCTTCTTCAAGGTGGAGCTGCGCAAGAGAAGCGAGCTGATGGATGAGAGCGAGAGCCACTTGGTGCCCAACCTGCTGATCGGGGCCGGGCTGCTGGCCTGCGTCCTCAACGCCTTCGGGGCTAAAGTCTGCCACGACTCCCTGGACCCGCTCAAGTACTCCAAGTGGAAGCCCTTGTTGAGAAGGTTCCTGCTGCTCTGCTGCGCTTTCAACGTTTTGCTGCTGCTCCTGGCGCTGCTCTGCTTCCTCATGCAGTTCGCCGTGTACCTGACGCTGTCCCAAGGTCTGAAGAACAGCATCCGCTTCTACAAGGACACGGACACCCCGGGACGCTGCTTCATGAAACGCACTCTGGACTTGACGCAGATCGAGTTCCGCTGCTGTGGCAATGTCAACTTCAGGGACTGGTTTGAGGTTCAGTGGATCAGCAACCGCTACCTGGACATGAGCAACGATGAGATCAAAGA TCGCGTCCTGAGTAACGTGGACGGAAAGTTCCTGATGGACAGCGTTCCGTTCAGCTGCTGCAATCCGGGATCTCCTCGACCGTGCATCCAGCACCACCTGACCAACAACTCGGCCCACTACGACTACGACCACCGCACGGAGGAGCTCAACATCTGGACGCGGGGCTGCCGCGAGGCCCTCTTTTCCTACTTCAGCGGTTTGATGACCAGCGTCGGCGTGCTCGTCAGCGCCACCGTTCTGCTGGAG TGCGCAGACATGGCGGGCATGAAGTACCTGAGCACGGCTTTGGAGACCATGGCGGACCCCGAGAACCCCGAGTGCGAGAGCGAAGGCTGGCTGCTGGAGAAGAGCGTCAAAGAGACGCTTGTGGAGGTGCTGACCAAAATCAAGACGCTGGGCAAGTCCAACCACGTCGAGGAAGGGGAGGAGGCCCCCACCTGA
- the tspan14 gene encoding tetraspanin-14 isoform X3 codes for MNLTEDSFRIRQFCCCGYARQPHYLRRVSSTSVDLGNSFATPNFFFFFFSWVRKPPKSRKGSFVVIPTAEADLLRFSQSWCRATEMYYYRYDNAEVSCCFKYLMFTYNIIFWLAGVVFIAVGFWAWSEKGVLLDLTQFSGVIGVIFFVELAVAVLAVVFQSQVRDWINGFFLANIKAYRDDIDLQNLIDSIQSTNHCCGAQEPDDWDVNVYFSCKGTHQSREKCGVPFSCCIADPADSVLNTQCGYDVRNKRKAEWSDHIYVKGCIAALEDWLPANLYILATVFVVISLLQVVGIYLARSLISDIQKVRLSY; via the exons ATGAATTTGACAGAAGATTCGTTTCGAATACgacagttttgttgttgtggttatGCTCGTCAGCCGCATTATTTGCGTAGGGTTTCGTCCACTAGTGTAGACTTGGGCAACTCTTTTGCGactcccaactttttttttttttttttttcttgggtgaGGAAGCCTCCAAAAAGTCGAAAAGGTTCGTTCGTCGTCATCCCGACAGCAGAAGCAGATTTGCTCCGGTTTTCGCAAAGTTGGTGTCGGGCAACAGAG ATGTATTATTATCGCTATGACAACGCCGAGGTCAGCTGCTGCTTCAAATACCTCATGTTCACTTACAACATCATCTTCTGG TTGGCCGGCGTGGTCTTCATTGCAGTGGGTTTTTGGGCGTGGAGCGAAAAG GGGGTCCTGCTGGACCTGACGCAG TTTTCCGGTGTGATTGGCGTGATCTTCTTCGTGGAACTGGCGGTCGCCGTGCTGGCTGTGGTTTTCCAGAGTCAGGTGCGAGATTGGATCAACGGCTTCTTTCTGGCAAACATCAAAGCGTACAGAGACGACATTGACCTGCAGAACCTGATCGACTCAATCCAAAGCACG AATCACTGCTGCGGCGCGCAAGAACCCGACGACTGGGACGTCAACGTTTACTTCAGCTGTAAAGGAACACATCAAAGCAGAGAGAAGTGCGGAGTTCCGTTCTCCTGCTGCATCGCCGACCCTGCC GACTCAGTGCTGAACACTCAGTGTGGCTACGATGTGAGAAACAAACGCAAG GCCGAGTGGTCGGATCACATTTACGTGAAAGGTTGCATTGCAGCCCTGGAGGACTGGTTACCTGCAAATCTTTACATCTTGGCTACTGTCTTTGTGGTCATCTCTCTGCTGCAG GTGGTGGGCATCTACCTCGCCAGGTCGCTCATCTCGGACATTCAGAAAGTCCGATTGTCTTACTGA
- the tspan14 gene encoding tetraspanin-14 isoform X4, whose protein sequence is MNLTEDSFRIRQFCCCGYARQPHYLRRVSSTSVDLGNSFATPNFFFFFFSWVRKPPKSRKGSFVVIPTAEADLLRFSQSWCRATEMYYYRYDNAEVSCCFKYLMFTYNIIFWLAGVVFIAVGFWAWSEKGVLLDLTQSQVRDWINGFFLANIKAYRDDIDLQNLIDSIQSTNHCCGAQEPDDWDVNVYFSCKGTHQSREKCGVPFSCCIADPADSVLNTQCGYDVRNKRKAEWSDHIYVKGCIAALEDWLPANLYILATVFVVISLLQVVGIYLARSLISDIQKVRLSY, encoded by the exons ATGAATTTGACAGAAGATTCGTTTCGAATACgacagttttgttgttgtggttatGCTCGTCAGCCGCATTATTTGCGTAGGGTTTCGTCCACTAGTGTAGACTTGGGCAACTCTTTTGCGactcccaactttttttttttttttttttcttgggtgaGGAAGCCTCCAAAAAGTCGAAAAGGTTCGTTCGTCGTCATCCCGACAGCAGAAGCAGATTTGCTCCGGTTTTCGCAAAGTTGGTGTCGGGCAACAGAG ATGTATTATTATCGCTATGACAACGCCGAGGTCAGCTGCTGCTTCAAATACCTCATGTTCACTTACAACATCATCTTCTGG TTGGCCGGCGTGGTCTTCATTGCAGTGGGTTTTTGGGCGTGGAGCGAAAAG GGGGTCCTGCTGGACCTGACGCAG AGTCAGGTGCGAGATTGGATCAACGGCTTCTTTCTGGCAAACATCAAAGCGTACAGAGACGACATTGACCTGCAGAACCTGATCGACTCAATCCAAAGCACG AATCACTGCTGCGGCGCGCAAGAACCCGACGACTGGGACGTCAACGTTTACTTCAGCTGTAAAGGAACACATCAAAGCAGAGAGAAGTGCGGAGTTCCGTTCTCCTGCTGCATCGCCGACCCTGCC GACTCAGTGCTGAACACTCAGTGTGGCTACGATGTGAGAAACAAACGCAAG GCCGAGTGGTCGGATCACATTTACGTGAAAGGTTGCATTGCAGCCCTGGAGGACTGGTTACCTGCAAATCTTTACATCTTGGCTACTGTCTTTGTGGTCATCTCTCTGCTGCAG GTGGTGGGCATCTACCTCGCCAGGTCGCTCATCTCGGACATTCAGAAAGTCCGATTGTCTTACTGA
- the tspan14 gene encoding tetraspanin-14 isoform X2, protein MNLTEDSFRIRQFCCCGYARQPHYLRRVSSTSVDLGNSFATPNFFFFFFSWVRKPPKSRKGSFVVIPTAEADLLRFSQSWCRATEMYYYRYDNAEVSCCFKYLMFTYNIIFWLAGVVFIAVGFWAWSEKGVLLDLTQVTRLHGLDPVWLVLLVGVVTFILGFAGCVGALRENICLLKFSQVRDWINGFFLANIKAYRDDIDLQNLIDSIQSTNHCCGAQEPDDWDVNVYFSCKGTHQSREKCGVPFSCCIADPADSVLNTQCGYDVRNKRKAEWSDHIYVKGCIAALEDWLPANLYILATVFVVISLLQVVGIYLARSLISDIQKVRLSY, encoded by the exons ATGAATTTGACAGAAGATTCGTTTCGAATACgacagttttgttgttgtggttatGCTCGTCAGCCGCATTATTTGCGTAGGGTTTCGTCCACTAGTGTAGACTTGGGCAACTCTTTTGCGactcccaactttttttttttttttttttcttgggtgaGGAAGCCTCCAAAAAGTCGAAAAGGTTCGTTCGTCGTCATCCCGACAGCAGAAGCAGATTTGCTCCGGTTTTCGCAAAGTTGGTGTCGGGCAACAGAG ATGTATTATTATCGCTATGACAACGCCGAGGTCAGCTGCTGCTTCAAATACCTCATGTTCACTTACAACATCATCTTCTGG TTGGCCGGCGTGGTCTTCATTGCAGTGGGTTTTTGGGCGTGGAGCGAAAAG GGGGTCCTGCTGGACCTGACGCAGGTGACCCGTCTCCACGGTTTGGACCCGGTTTGGTTGGTGCTGCTGGTGGGGGTCGTCACTTTCATCCTGGGATTTGCGGGGTGTGTGGGAGCGCTCCGAGAAAACATCTGCCTGCTGAAGTTT AGTCAGGTGCGAGATTGGATCAACGGCTTCTTTCTGGCAAACATCAAAGCGTACAGAGACGACATTGACCTGCAGAACCTGATCGACTCAATCCAAAGCACG AATCACTGCTGCGGCGCGCAAGAACCCGACGACTGGGACGTCAACGTTTACTTCAGCTGTAAAGGAACACATCAAAGCAGAGAGAAGTGCGGAGTTCCGTTCTCCTGCTGCATCGCCGACCCTGCC GACTCAGTGCTGAACACTCAGTGTGGCTACGATGTGAGAAACAAACGCAAG GCCGAGTGGTCGGATCACATTTACGTGAAAGGTTGCATTGCAGCCCTGGAGGACTGGTTACCTGCAAATCTTTACATCTTGGCTACTGTCTTTGTGGTCATCTCTCTGCTGCAG GTGGTGGGCATCTACCTCGCCAGGTCGCTCATCTCGGACATTCAGAAAGTCCGATTGTCTTACTGA
- the tspan14 gene encoding tetraspanin-14 isoform X1 codes for MNLTEDSFRIRQFCCCGYARQPHYLRRVSSTSVDLGNSFATPNFFFFFFSWVRKPPKSRKGSFVVIPTAEADLLRFSQSWCRATEMYYYRYDNAEVSCCFKYLMFTYNIIFWLAGVVFIAVGFWAWSEKGVLLDLTQVTRLHGLDPVWLVLLVGVVTFILGFAGCVGALRENICLLKFFSGVIGVIFFVELAVAVLAVVFQSQVRDWINGFFLANIKAYRDDIDLQNLIDSIQSTNHCCGAQEPDDWDVNVYFSCKGTHQSREKCGVPFSCCIADPADSVLNTQCGYDVRNKRKAEWSDHIYVKGCIAALEDWLPANLYILATVFVVISLLQVVGIYLARSLISDIQKVRLSY; via the exons ATGAATTTGACAGAAGATTCGTTTCGAATACgacagttttgttgttgtggttatGCTCGTCAGCCGCATTATTTGCGTAGGGTTTCGTCCACTAGTGTAGACTTGGGCAACTCTTTTGCGactcccaactttttttttttttttttttcttgggtgaGGAAGCCTCCAAAAAGTCGAAAAGGTTCGTTCGTCGTCATCCCGACAGCAGAAGCAGATTTGCTCCGGTTTTCGCAAAGTTGGTGTCGGGCAACAGAG ATGTATTATTATCGCTATGACAACGCCGAGGTCAGCTGCTGCTTCAAATACCTCATGTTCACTTACAACATCATCTTCTGG TTGGCCGGCGTGGTCTTCATTGCAGTGGGTTTTTGGGCGTGGAGCGAAAAG GGGGTCCTGCTGGACCTGACGCAGGTGACCCGTCTCCACGGTTTGGACCCGGTTTGGTTGGTGCTGCTGGTGGGGGTCGTCACTTTCATCCTGGGATTTGCGGGGTGTGTGGGAGCGCTCCGAGAAAACATCTGCCTGCTGAAGTTT TTTTCCGGTGTGATTGGCGTGATCTTCTTCGTGGAACTGGCGGTCGCCGTGCTGGCTGTGGTTTTCCAGAGTCAGGTGCGAGATTGGATCAACGGCTTCTTTCTGGCAAACATCAAAGCGTACAGAGACGACATTGACCTGCAGAACCTGATCGACTCAATCCAAAGCACG AATCACTGCTGCGGCGCGCAAGAACCCGACGACTGGGACGTCAACGTTTACTTCAGCTGTAAAGGAACACATCAAAGCAGAGAGAAGTGCGGAGTTCCGTTCTCCTGCTGCATCGCCGACCCTGCC GACTCAGTGCTGAACACTCAGTGTGGCTACGATGTGAGAAACAAACGCAAG GCCGAGTGGTCGGATCACATTTACGTGAAAGGTTGCATTGCAGCCCTGGAGGACTGGTTACCTGCAAATCTTTACATCTTGGCTACTGTCTTTGTGGTCATCTCTCTGCTGCAG GTGGTGGGCATCTACCTCGCCAGGTCGCTCATCTCGGACATTCAGAAAGTCCGATTGTCTTACTGA
- the tspan14 gene encoding tetraspanin-14 isoform X5, with protein sequence MNLTEDSFRIRQFCCCGYARQPHYLRRVSSTSVDLGNSFATPNFFFFFFSWVRKPPKSRKGSFVVIPTAEADLLRFSQSWCRATEMYYYRYDNAEVSCCFKYLMFTYNIIFWFSGVIGVIFFVELAVAVLAVVFQSQVRDWINGFFLANIKAYRDDIDLQNLIDSIQSTNHCCGAQEPDDWDVNVYFSCKGTHQSREKCGVPFSCCIADPADSVLNTQCGYDVRNKRKAEWSDHIYVKGCIAALEDWLPANLYILATVFVVISLLQVVGIYLARSLISDIQKVRLSY encoded by the exons ATGAATTTGACAGAAGATTCGTTTCGAATACgacagttttgttgttgtggttatGCTCGTCAGCCGCATTATTTGCGTAGGGTTTCGTCCACTAGTGTAGACTTGGGCAACTCTTTTGCGactcccaactttttttttttttttttttcttgggtgaGGAAGCCTCCAAAAAGTCGAAAAGGTTCGTTCGTCGTCATCCCGACAGCAGAAGCAGATTTGCTCCGGTTTTCGCAAAGTTGGTGTCGGGCAACAGAG ATGTATTATTATCGCTATGACAACGCCGAGGTCAGCTGCTGCTTCAAATACCTCATGTTCACTTACAACATCATCTTCTGG TTTTCCGGTGTGATTGGCGTGATCTTCTTCGTGGAACTGGCGGTCGCCGTGCTGGCTGTGGTTTTCCAGAGTCAGGTGCGAGATTGGATCAACGGCTTCTTTCTGGCAAACATCAAAGCGTACAGAGACGACATTGACCTGCAGAACCTGATCGACTCAATCCAAAGCACG AATCACTGCTGCGGCGCGCAAGAACCCGACGACTGGGACGTCAACGTTTACTTCAGCTGTAAAGGAACACATCAAAGCAGAGAGAAGTGCGGAGTTCCGTTCTCCTGCTGCATCGCCGACCCTGCC GACTCAGTGCTGAACACTCAGTGTGGCTACGATGTGAGAAACAAACGCAAG GCCGAGTGGTCGGATCACATTTACGTGAAAGGTTGCATTGCAGCCCTGGAGGACTGGTTACCTGCAAATCTTTACATCTTGGCTACTGTCTTTGTGGTCATCTCTCTGCTGCAG GTGGTGGGCATCTACCTCGCCAGGTCGCTCATCTCGGACATTCAGAAAGTCCGATTGTCTTACTGA
- the tspan14 gene encoding tetraspanin-14 isoform X6: MYYYRYDNAEVSCCFKYLMFTYNIIFWLAGVVFIAVGFWAWSEKGVLLDLTQVTRLHGLDPVWLVLLVGVVTFILGFAGCVGALRENICLLKFFSGVIGVIFFVELAVAVLAVVFQSQVRDWINGFFLANIKAYRDDIDLQNLIDSIQSTNHCCGAQEPDDWDVNVYFSCKGTHQSREKCGVPFSCCIADPADSVLNTQCGYDVRNKRKAEWSDHIYVKGCIAALEDWLPANLYILATVFVVISLLQVVGIYLARSLISDIQKVRLSY; this comes from the exons ATGTATTATTATCGCTATGACAACGCCGAGGTCAGCTGCTGCTTCAAATACCTCATGTTCACTTACAACATCATCTTCTGG TTGGCCGGCGTGGTCTTCATTGCAGTGGGTTTTTGGGCGTGGAGCGAAAAG GGGGTCCTGCTGGACCTGACGCAGGTGACCCGTCTCCACGGTTTGGACCCGGTTTGGTTGGTGCTGCTGGTGGGGGTCGTCACTTTCATCCTGGGATTTGCGGGGTGTGTGGGAGCGCTCCGAGAAAACATCTGCCTGCTGAAGTTT TTTTCCGGTGTGATTGGCGTGATCTTCTTCGTGGAACTGGCGGTCGCCGTGCTGGCTGTGGTTTTCCAGAGTCAGGTGCGAGATTGGATCAACGGCTTCTTTCTGGCAAACATCAAAGCGTACAGAGACGACATTGACCTGCAGAACCTGATCGACTCAATCCAAAGCACG AATCACTGCTGCGGCGCGCAAGAACCCGACGACTGGGACGTCAACGTTTACTTCAGCTGTAAAGGAACACATCAAAGCAGAGAGAAGTGCGGAGTTCCGTTCTCCTGCTGCATCGCCGACCCTGCC GACTCAGTGCTGAACACTCAGTGTGGCTACGATGTGAGAAACAAACGCAAG GCCGAGTGGTCGGATCACATTTACGTGAAAGGTTGCATTGCAGCCCTGGAGGACTGGTTACCTGCAAATCTTTACATCTTGGCTACTGTCTTTGTGGTCATCTCTCTGCTGCAG GTGGTGGGCATCTACCTCGCCAGGTCGCTCATCTCGGACATTCAGAAAGTCCGATTGTCTTACTGA